Proteins co-encoded in one Aspergillus fumigatus Af293 chromosome 6, whole genome shotgun sequence genomic window:
- a CDS encoding putative tRNA-splicing endonuclease: MDFMDIVGELRALPDNVHILCPRQHDDDHGRYDDPNEIDDAGKSAAELVAEASSRREKFLSCMRILAYNQEGVEELQTWIWRKLDDALEKCDLCIKQYYTGKIWLMEQLKENYDDEDIEKFARMLDDWDVKRITKNLATATAKLKEVPPQEIGLHVLDRASLLSIFESLSCEAMLRNDTLLQEHFDEPFRLIQTKRSLKVSDYVPAVTRFLFDSNQSRSFWAIHSWMRYSRPPTALEFDWAIKEGLLDMLKTASQQPPQIAVIQRLWRGMQLVVKRLDKDQITHHLRALEIDPCRLSVEHLGIQSPGLRFLLNTIQIFLEKAPGDFWDAMQTISPQAIIELVFYNPQLEAFLMQISEGEPYEKSALKDMLSWVEPFMSSLKGAHQPSACRSLVYQLLDRLQNPRFPDLARYHCFYVGLASLLQTLRSFTDNESSRGSVARIVLSETMGVVSANIETILNPPKFAVEQRRQEEISSLCMDVIRNTLALECQSLKSDYEVILRQNLLQHGVSTYSASIWEAVVRNLHEDNRALSTSALLGILPLVGLETFPTKGESSPEKTHFNLIYGHLTRLSCQIIERLADFKPEHLNELLKSQDTSSALISALFAADLDTYQAAVDLIKNMSGQSARRDAISHLLQSFFITTMYGLSWSFRRISNMKTFASAPRMLHTGTDIIDILCDSQTGMLRTRKLADRREILSLQKLWEYLWQALSTIFDETEAWHLRGNDKAVMLEFCRDTIQFADLLFDQYGVFLSAVVDADPSQEASARENFLKSPTTTMSAMVKWLRLKDEYLATTLVGLVAKLLRRLGELSVTTVKDDALSFIEGVAVKSTIKTILTLREKAELVRALEAYYKKPVVTASTASLKKQSMITAFAKPAEVSATPSPAKTTSEDEFDEDNVPDDVLMQLSRSVELNKERLVAEARRRGDKAAKALPAIPKPSAAPLKPNLTVQSFREKREKEKEAKRKRDLAELARLKKNLPARGVGEQTAEQGSGLSGIGVKGKVHTTVEESMMVSSDSESESESEDELDKELFGPKARSQPDAIKAYEESKKLSLKQQGPVKKIKQVRSAKDMRARLAPDLSSLHRTILAWDFFANGDLPPNSGRTDYSLVSNTFKDPLEYQKTFEPLLILEAWQGFNSTKEEGTFRPFEIKVATRLSVDSFVEVSTVLPSLEVKDLGLSEADIVLLSKSSRPTSDSSAPHCFARVAGINKKRGTVEISYRVNPGSPFINSLGPGVTIWGAKITSLTPLEREYGALMALQYYDLCEEVIKAKPSPILHYSDASLKPIADNYNVNPAQAKAIKSALDNDAFTLIQGPPGSGKTKTIVALVGALLSNVLGDQGVTISRPTGVTNPRVPGRTTTSKKLLVCAPSNAAVDELVMRFKEGVKTIHGRHEKLNVIRLGRSDAINTNVLDVTLDELVNARLSQNPRKDSGERDLQTIYMEHKAADTAFKETRAKIDQCRAQGLPVPEELEREFDLLKKKKTQLSQEIDTARDKNHSAARDADLNRRRIQQEIINNAHVICATLSGSGHEMFQNLSIEFETVVIDEAAQSIELSALIPLKYGCSKCILVGDPKQLPPTVLSKVASKFQYEQSLFVRMQANHPKDVHLLDTQYRMHPEISVYPSAAFYDGKLKDGPNMAKLRARPWHQSELLGPYRFFDVQGLHQNTTKGHSLINLAELRVAMQLYERLITDFREYDFSGKIGIITPYKGQLRELKTQFAARYGNAIFNMVDFNTTDAFQGRESEVIIFSCVRASNKGIGFLADIRRMNVGLTRAKSSLWVLGNSQSLVQGEFWNGLIKDARRRNVYTDGDILGILQRPQFTGYKNIDMMDAESPNPTASLKAAGSEPASRPTSASFDRPTSESSISTSVSRRGTPTEPPPDLPSGGPNGLDDTRTCGYCGSFAHMTHNCDNIDAKEASRGTCYRCGRSGHTRVVCMAERCLQCGEFGHDAQRCQSARELSKKEKSRIAREEHQHAQMKKQRTERQRQKQLGGHDPKVPVLQVSSDPPPREDKKPEKRKPDQSNAPGKRKRTGSESPDTSKVSKPRSSDSVPNPPKGPRRKIDANVPTNTAGLVKPSRDGPAFAPLGNNKPSDGPSSGSGSAILPPRPPQRPGNGVKPPPLMRKKKEADPFIRPKRR; the protein is encoded by the exons ATGGACTTCATGGATATTGTCGG GGAGCTGCGAGCCCTTCCCGATAACGTCCATATTTTGTGCCCTCGACAACACGATGACGACCATGGTCGATACGATGACCCGAACGAGATAGATGATGCGGGAAAAAGCGCAGCGGAACTTGTGGCTGAGGCCAGCAGTCGGCGAGAGAAGTTCCTTTCCTGCATGCGCATATTGGCATATAACCAGGAGGGcgttgaggagctgcagacCTGGATCTGGCGCAAATTGGACGATGCGCTCGAGAAATGTGATCTCTGCATCAAACAGTACTACACGGGCAAGATCTGGCTGATGGAGCAGCTTAAGGAGAACtacgatgatgaggatattgagAAATTCGCCCGCATGCTCGACGATTGGGACGTCAAGAGGATTACGAAGAATTTGGCGACGGCGACAGCGAAGCTGAAAGAAGTCCCACCTCAAGAGATCGGGCTTCATGTGTTGGATCGAGCATCGCTCTTGTCAATCTTTGAGAGTCTGAGTTGCGAGGCCATGCTTCGCAATGACACTCTTCTGCAGGAGCACTTCGACGAGCCATTCCGGCTTATTCAAACAAAACGTAGTCTTAAAGTCTCGGATTACGTCCCTGCTGTCACCCGATTTTTATTTGACTCCAACCAGAGCCGAAGCTTCTGGGCTATTCACTCCTGGATGCGCTACTCACGGCCGCCGACCGCGCTTGAGTTCGACTGGGCGATCAAAGAGGGGCTTCTCGACATGTTGAAAACAGCCTCACAGCAACCGCCTCAGATAGCTGTTATCCAGCGACTTTGGCGTGGCATGCAACTTGTAGTGAAGAGATTGGATAAGGACCAAATTACGCATCACCTACGGGCGCTTGAAATAGACCCGTGCCGCCTTTCTGTGGAACATCTTGGAATTCAATCTCCAGGTCTGCGTTTCCTTCTCAACACGATTCAGATCTTCCTCGAAAAAGCCCCGGGGGACTTCTGGGATGCTATGCAAACGATTTCCCCTCAAGCAATCATCGAGCTCGTTTTCTATAACCCTCAGCTAGAGGCCTTCTTGATGCAAATCAGCGAGGGGGAGCCTTACGAGAAGTCCGCTTTGAAGGATATGCTCTCTTGGGTTGAACCTTTCATGTCGTCCTTGAAGGGCGCGCACCAACCTTCAGCCTGCAGATCTCTTGTCTatcagctccttgatcgaCTCCAAAACCCGCGCTTCCCGGACTTGGCTCGGTATCATTGTTTTTATGTTGGACTGGCTAGTTTACTTCAAACACTTCGCAGCTTCACTGACAATGAATCTTCACGAGGCTCGGTGGCGCGCATCGTGTTGTCTGAGACCATGGGAGTTGTGAGCGCAAATATCGAGACAATTTTGAACCCTCCCAAGTTCGCAGTGGAGCAGAGACGCCAAGAGGAGATATCCTCTTTATGCATGGACGTTATCCGTAATACATTGGCCCTTGAGTGCCAATCCTTGAAGAGCGATTACGAAGTTATTTTACGGcagaatcttcttcagcatgGCGTAAGCACCTACTCAGCTTCTATCTGGGAAGCTGTTGTCAGGAATCTTCACGAGGATAATCGTGCGCTTTCGACCTCGGCGCTGCTTGGTATATTGCCCCTGGTTGGCTTGGAAACATTTCCGACGAAAGGCGAGTCAAGTCCGGAGAAGACACATTTCAACCTGATTTATGGTCATCTGACTCGACTCTCATGCCAAATTATTGAGCGCCTTGCTGATTTCAAGCCCGAGCATCTCAACGAACTGCTCAAGAGCCAAGATACCAGTAGTGCATTGATCTCTGCTCTGTTCGCAGCGGATCTTGACACCTATCAAGCTGCTGTCGacctcatcaagaacatgaGCGGTCAGTCAGCTAGAAGGGATGCGatctctcatcttctacAGTCCTTTTTCATAACGACGATGTACGGACTTAGTTGGTCTTTCCGACGAATCTCAAATATGAAGACATTTGCTTCTGCGCCGCGAATGTTACACACCGGAACAGATATCATTGATATCCTCTGTGATAGTCAGACAGGAATGCTCAGAACTCGTAAGCTTGCTGATCGGAGAGAGATTCTTTCCCTCCAGAAGCTTTGGGAGTATCTCTGGCAAGCGTTAAGCACTatctttgatgaaactgagGCATGGCATCTCAGAGGTAACGACAAAGCTGTAATGCTGGAATTTTGCAGGGACACGATTCAATTTGCAGACCTGCTTTTCGACCAGTACGGTGTTTTCTTGAGCGCTGTTGTCGATGCGGATCCCAGCCAGGAGGCTTCTGCTCGAGAGAATTTTTTGAAGTCCCCAACCACGACCATGAGCGCGATGGTCAAATGGCTCCGCCTGAAAGATGAATATTTGGCAACTACGCTGGTAGGACTGGTAGCAAAGCTGCTTCGCCGATTAGGGGAACTTAGCGTGACAACAGTTAAAGACGATGCTCTAAGTTTCATTGAAGGAGTTGCGGTCAAGTCCACCATCAAGACTATCCTGACATTGCGAGAGAAAGCAGAGCTTGTTCGAGCTCTTGAGGCATACTACAAGAAACCTGTTGTGACGGCTTCCACCGCTAGCCTCAAGAAACAGAGTATGATCACCGCATTTGCCAAACCAGCCGAAGTCTCCGCTACACCTAGTCCAGCCAAAACAACCAGTGAAGATGAGTTCGATGAAGACAATGTACCAGATGATGTTCTGATGCAGCTATCGCGGTCTGTTGAGCTCAATAAAGAGAGGCTTGTAGCTGAAGCTAGGAGAAGAGGGGACAAGGCGGCCAAGGCCCTTCCTGCAATTCCGAAACCCTCTGCTGCACCCTTGAAACCTAATTTGACAGTTCAGTCCTTCCGTGAAAAAcgcgagaaggagaaagaagccaAGAGAAAGCGTGACCTTGCCGAACTTGCACgtttgaagaagaatcttccTGCCCGTGGCGTTGGGGAACAGACTGCTGAACAAGGGTCTGGGTTGAGTGGTATCGGGGTCAAAGGCAAAGTTCATACTACTGTCGAGGAAAGTATGATGGTGTCTTCGGACTCTGAATCGGAGTCGGAAAGCGAGGACGAACTCGATAAGGAGCTCTTCGGGCCGAAGGCAAGATCTCAGCCGGACGCAATCAAAGCCTATGAAGAGAGTAAAAAACTATCACTGAAGCAACAGGGTCCTGTCAAAAAGATCAAGCAGGTGCGCTCTGCGAAAGATATGCGGGCACGGCTCGCGCCAGACCTATCTTCTTTGCATCGTACAATCCTCGCTTGGGACTTTTttgcaaatggtgatcttCCGCCAAATTCTGGTCGCACTGACTACAGCCTGGTATCGAACACTTTCAAAGACCCGCTCGAGTACCAAAAAACGTTCGAACCTCTTCTGATCTTGGAAGCTTGGCAAGGGTTCAACTCAACGAAGGAGGAAGGAACATTTAGACCATTCGAAATCAAGGTTGCCACCCGTCTCTCCGTGGACTCTTTTGTCGAAGTCAGCACAGTTCTACCGTCGCTTGAGGTCAAAGACCTCGGTCTCAGCGAAGCCGATATCGTCCTTCTTTCTAAGTCGAGCAGGCCAACATCCGATTCTTCTGCCCCTCACTGCTTCGCAAGGGTTGCCGGCATCAACAAGAAGAGGGGCACGGTTGAAATATCGTATCGGGTGAATCCCGGGAGCCCCTTCATCAACTCACTCGGACCTGGAGTTACAATCTGGGGTGCGAAGATAACCTCATTGACTCCTCTTGAACGAGAGTATGGTGCTCTCATGGCTCTGCAGTATTATGATTTGTGCGAGGAAGTCATCAAAGCCAAACCATCGCCGATCCTCCACTACTCCGATGCTAGCCTGAAACCGATCGCGGACAATTACAATGTCAATCCAGCCCAGGCAAAGGCAATCAAATCAGCTTTAGACAACGATGCCTTTACCCTGATCCAAGGGCCCCCCGGTTCTGGAAAAACGAAGACGATAGTCGCCCTTGTGGGTGCCCTTCTCAGCAATGTTCTCGGTGACCAGGGCGTGACAATTTCACGGCCGACGGGAGTGACAAATCCGAGGGTCCCTGGAAGAACTACAACGTCGAAAAAGCTACTAGTCTGTGCTCCGAGTAACGCTGCTGTCGACGAGTTGGTGATGCGATTCAAGGAGGGTGTCAAAACTATCCACGGACGTCACGAAAAATTAAACGTCATCCGTCTGGGCAGAAGTGATGCTATCAACACGAATGTTCTCGATGTGACCTTAGATGAGCTCGTCAACGCTCGATTGAGCCAAAATCCACGTAAAGACTCGGGCGAACGGGACTTACAGACGATTTATATGGAACACAAAGCTGCGGATACCGCGTTTAAGGAGACCCGCGCAAAGATCGATCAATGCAGAGCTCAGGGCTTACCCGTGCCAGAAGAATTGGAACGAGAGTTCGATCtgctcaagaagaagaagacgcagCTTAGCCAAGAGATCGATACTGCGAGGGACAAGAATCACTCGGCAGCACGCGATGCAGATTTGAATAGGCGACGCATTCAACAGGAAATCATTAACAATGCCCATGTCATCTGTGCCACTCTCAGCGGTAGCGGCCACGAGATGTTCCAGAACTTGAGTATTGAGTTTGAAACCGTTGTTATCGATGAAGCTGCTCAGTCAATCGAACTCAGTGCCCTTATTCCCCTAAAATATGGGTGCTCCAAATGTATTCTGGTTGGAGACCCGAAGCAACTGCCGCCCACTGTTTTATCGAAAGTTGCTTCTAAATTCCAATACGAGCAGAGTTTGTTCGTCAGAATGCAGGCCAACCACCCAAAGGATGTACATCTACTCGATACTCAATACCGTATGCATCCAGAAATCAGCGTTTACCCCAGCGCTGCGTTCTATGACGGGAAACTAAAGGACGGGCCGAACATGGCCAAACTTCGTGCTCGTCCATGGCATCAGAGCGAGCTTCTTGGCCCATATCGTTTCTTCGATGTGCAGGGCCTCCATCAAAATACAACGAAGGGTCACTCTCTGATCAACTTGGCGGAGTTGCGGGTGGCTATGCAACTCTACGAACGACTGATCACGGATTTCCGCGAGTATGACTTCAGTGGGAAAATAGGTAtcattactccgtacaaggGTCAGCTGAGGGAGCTGAAGACACAGTTTGCCGCAAGGTACGGAAACGCTATCTTTAACATGGTTGACTTTAACACAACGGATGCCTTCCAAGGTCGGGAGAGTGAAGTTATCATCTTCTCTTGTGTCAGAGCATCCAACAAAGGAATTGGTTTCTTGGCAGACATTCGCCGTATGAATGTCGGTCTAACGCGTGCCAAATCATCCCTATGGGTTCTTGGTAATTCGCAGTCTTTGGTGCAAGGCGAATTCTGGAATGGGTTGATTAAGGATGCGCGTCGAAGAAATGTATATACCGACGGTGACATTCTGGGCATTCTTCAGCGGCCACAATTTACTGGTTACAAAAACATCGATATGATGGATGCCGAGTCTCCAAATCCTACAGCCTCACTCAAGGCTGCTGGTTCCGAACCCGCCTCGAGACCGACCTCAGCTTCCTTTGACCGGCCAACTTCAGAGTCCTCCATCTCTACATCAGTCTCTAGGAGAGGCACTCCAACTGAACCCCCGCCAGACCTGCCGTCAGGCGGTCCCAACGGTTTGGATGATACCCGAACATGCGGTTACTGTGGCAGCTTTGCTCATATGACCCACAATTGTGACAATATTGACGCGAAGGAGGCATCGCGTGGCACCTGCTACAGATGTGGGCGCTCAGGGCATACACGCGTGGTTTGTATGGCAGAACGCTGCCTGCAATGTGGTGAGTTCGGACACGATGCACAGCGTTGTCAATCTGCGAGGGAGCTGtcaaagaaagagaaaagtCGTATTGCACGAGAGGAGCATCAACATGctcagatgaagaagcagaggacCGAACGTCAGCGTCAGAAACAGCTTGGAGGACATGATCCGAAAGTGCCGGTTCTACAGGTCTCTTCTGATCCGCCGCCGCGCGAGGATAAGAAGCCTGAGAAACGTAAGCCCGACCAGAGCAACGCGCCGGGCAAGCGCAAGCGTACGGGTTCAGAATCGCCCGATACTTCTAAGGTTTCTAAACCTCGAAGCTCGGACTCCGTTCCCAATCCACCCAAAGGCCCCCGACGCAAGATTGATGCTAATGTGCCTACCAACACCGCT GGCTTGGTCAAACCGTCACGGGATGGGCCAGCATTCGCTCCTTTGGGCAATAACAAGCCCTCAGATGGTCCATCGTCAGGTTCAGGGTCAGCAATT ctccctcctcgtccgccgcAAAGACCCGGCAATGGAGTCAAACCACCTCCTCTGATGcgcaaaaagaaagaggccGATCCATTCATTAGACCAAAGAGAAGGTAG